ATCTAGAAGCTGCTGatttgtttatattgtatatatTATAGCTGCCAAAATGTTGGGGAGGGAGATAAGAACTCTGAATTTCTTCTAATTTAATTTGGATATGGAACCCTAATAGAATCGAATAGCCGAAGGCCTTCTGTATGAATAGACTGAGCAGTGTAGTTTAGGGATGTGGAAAATGTTAAATACAGGACAACAAAATCTGAAGTTTTCATCGTTAAAATGTATGGTTTCATCTGATTTGGAGTGGTTTTGTATGATAAGTTTGAACTGTGTAAACTAGGGCTTGTGAAACACATGTGCTGATCTTAGGTTTTGGGTTCGTGTTTTACAGGCAAAGAAAGAGAGGTGCAAGATGAGTTTTATCATGGAGTTTGCTGAGAATCTGGTGCTAAGGCTGATGGAGGACCCTAAGGAGCGAGATAGGAAGTTCAGGGAGCATGTGTATGCGGTGAAGGACAGATGTGAGAAGACAAAGGAGATGTGGGCCTTACCTCTCCGCCCTTACGGGTTCTGGACCTTTGACCGCCACAATTCGCAGATGAAATGGGATGCCCAGATAAGTCAGGTTGCAGGCAGGAGGGACCCCTATGATGACCTTCTTCAGCACTGCCGTGATACTGATATCGGCCGATCAAAATGAGTGCTGTGAGGTATGTTTTTTTACAGTTTCTGGTCATTGTTTCTTTATATTGTATGGTTGGGAAGCGGAAACTTTTCTGATGTCGAGAATTGCTTCATACTCTTCTGGCTATCAGCTTCAAAGCCTTTATGAGGTATCCATGAGAGTAGATGTTTGATATAATGATAATTAGATTTGTCTTAATGTGTTTGGAATGTTTAAGATTACGTCCCTGCTcttataattttgaaattaaGAACATATCTCATCTATGTCGTATTCCCCACCCTTCATTAAGGTACCATTTGAAGAAGTTCCAGAACTTGTCACTAGCCGTAGAGTATTCCTTAGCAAGGGGAATGCATATATTGCCATGGGTCAGGTTAAAATTTAAGCTTTCTTTTGAATCTTGCGCTGAATCCAACTAATGAAGAAAATAACCATTTCCTTCCAGAGTATCTATTGTCTTTGAAGTTTTTTTATCAAAGGCGCAATAGATGCTCAAGCATGTACTAAATGCTGTGTTTCGTGATCTATGTGCACTGCTGTATAAAGGCCATATACGTGTCTCTTTAAAATGCTTCTTATGAGCCTTCTTAGGAGACTGTTATTTGGCATTGCAATTTATGATAAAAACTTCTTGTAACTGTGATTGTTTAATTGTTATGAGTAACTAGTTTCATCATCATAGGTTTTGTGGACTAAAATCATTGGCCCTTTAAATTCAAGTCATGGTTTATAGTCTGTATCCTACTGAAAGGTTCCTGATTCTTTGCCTAGGTAGGGAAAATACTCTGCATTGGATATTTTCATACCACCACCAGTTGCGTTTGTTTGTGCAAATGCATGGTTTACATTGATGCTAGGGTAGCTAAACTGCTTTGTAAATTTTTGGGTCCTTAGAGAAACTATCAGTTGAAGTTCTAGTGCTTCCTTTATATTGGATGAAAAATCACTTgacttttcctttctttttggATGAACTCCCAGTCCTCTCCACTGCAACTCATAGTCTTGTTTCCGTTGTTGCAGAGGAGCTCTCCCCGAACTGGTTGGAGGTTTTTGTTGAAGTTGGAATTGTGCTGCAATTTCATTATTTGTTGTTAGATGCTTTTATCAGGGCTGGTATCTGCTTGTGAATAAGAGTCCATGTCACCGTCTGTGTTGTGGAAGAACTTTTCCCTTTGATCTGTGATACGACTACAAGTCTACAAGCTTTATGCTCGCATAATTTCTAGACATATCATTGATTTTAGTATTTGCTCTTGTACAATACTCTGAATGAAGGCTGTGATTATCTTAGAATTAAACTTGTTTCTAACTCTTCCATCCGGATACCAAATTAACCAGCGAGTGACACGGGTCCTACTTGAAGCCTTCagccagtttttttttaacaaattgGTAGAAGGTTTATGTCAACATACTGCAAAATGATAATAGTCAGTCTTGCATActgcctttttttttaccatgaACAAGTCATCTGCTTAAGGCTAGCCTTTAGTGACGGTTCATCCTGAAAGAAGAGCCGAAGTTACGATACTAACAAATCTTTTATACTAGATTCACTAGAGCAGCAAACTGAATTAGTGGAACATCTCAATCAGATACAATGGTGTTGTGCCAAAGTGAAATTGTGCTCTGAAGGTTTGGCGCATCTGCCCCTTATCTCGCTGCTTTCAGCTCTTTGCTTTGCTCTCTTTTTCTAGTCTTCTTGCTTTCTGTTAGTTTCCCCTGCGTTCTCGTTAGTCTTGTTTGCTGCTGCTTCAGTTTGTAGCTTTGCCTTTTGGCTTTAACGAAAGTTTTATTCAGGCCACAAAGAATGCACTGGTGTTATGCTCAATTGCATAGCTGCCTCTTCTTTTCTCTCCCTCACTCTGGTAAGTGTTGTTAATATCCCATTGATTGGAACCGAAGGTAGTATAACCCTTCATGGTCAAGTGTCTTCCCACTTGGTTGTATTTCTGGGACAAGCAACTACAAATTCTTACTCATGCGATGTCAGGACTTTGATCAAATGGACATCAGTACTGTAAGGAACGCAGCTTGTCATATTCAAAAAGATGGCTACCACCAGAAAATCACCGAGTCATGCAAGCATGAAATACTAAATGTTGATGCGGAAAAATTTGCCAATAATGAACAAACATAGAATAAATGAAATGCAGGAAAAGAATAGATTAGGAACACTAATTCATGAGAATTTTCACACTTCTTCGAAGCACACTattgtttcaactttcaacatTTGGAGACAGAGAATCTGAGCCGAGAGAAATTCGGAGTCCCTGAGACTCTGAGAGTGGTGGCGTTGGTTTAACCGAAATTTCAATGAGGCAAATAGCGATTAATAATAGAAAAATGAGCATGCTAAATGCGTTTCAGGGATTCTGTTAACAAGCAGAACTTCTCTtcacatcctttgcgtattcATTTCTGTAATCCGTAAATTCCTATCTTCCTATCTTTCATCGAAATTCTGAGACGGGTGATATATGACCAACCTCGCTTGTTAACTATTACCAAAGAGACAGAATTTATTGTAACGAATTTACAGCAACTCAAGCAACCATGGAAACCAGTCCTGAATTTGGATTGCAGCTTGACACCACACTTTGGTAACGAAGTCTCAGATTCATCCCCACAAACATTCAAGGTTTTGAACTACATATTCTTCAGTGTTTCAGGTTACAACTCTGATCGACTGATTATAGGGAGCCAAACACAAAGAAGACAGCGAGAATTCATGCGAAGGCACTTGCTTTTGGTTTAAAATGACAAAGCCAATGGCACTCATCCTTTcacgatttcatcatgcaAACCTGAAACTACAAGCAAGCAAATGACCAAAATTGCAACACAGATTGGCTAAACCATTGTCACCCGTTCACAAACTGAAAATAGATTAACAGGGTCTAGAAGTCATTTACATAGCAGCTAGCTAATCTGCATTCCTTCAAATTCACCGTTCCACAAGACCATTCAACTAAAAGCATAAAAAGAAACTTAAACAAGCACCACTTTGCTCTCTCAATCGGAATCAGAGTCAGAACTATGCTCAACATGAGCATCTCCTTTCTTCCCAGCCTTTCCCTGATTCACTGCTTTGGATATATCATCAACCGGAACCAAGGGCAAATAACCAAAGATGGGATATCCCTTCACAGTCAAGTCCTTAACGGTGTGGTTGTACTTCTTGGACAAGTGAGCAGCTGTTGGTGCAGCCTTCTCTGCCACTTTGTGAATCGGATGATACTGGTCAAGTAAAACCCACAACTTCACAGATTGGTTAAATACAAGCTGCTTAGATTCTGTAGCTACATAATGAATGGCTGACCGAGGACCGCCAATTTGGGCCTCCTTCACAAGTCTTTGACCCTTTTCCATAGCTGTCTGGATCAAACAGTGACCTTTGCTTACTACCTGCTTAGCCAAAGGAGGAGCATGCTTGCTAATCTTGTCCGTCGCTTCATCTACCTGTTGAAGTGAGTGTACAACTGTCAATACCGTACCCACCAAGATTTATCAATATTGAAACTCAACTGGCATTTAGTGATTTATTACTTCCGTAATTGAATAGCATGTAAACTATAAATTTTTAAACCTGCATCACGAATAACTCAAAAACCTCTCAACTCGAGCTCAAGGATACATACAACcaaaattatcaaatgaatAAAGATTTCACAACCCAGCAGTGTTTTTAAGCCTAACCAACATCTACGCATACAACAAGACTTGGAAACAAAAGTTCACCAATAACAGACTACCTCCTGATAAGTAGCACAAGAGCACAGAGACAAGACTTGCAACAAAATTTCAAGATCATATAAACCACGACTTGTTAATCTAGTATCCTTGAGTGGTTGGTTATCCACTACCCTGGCAATCTAGCTCCGCTCTCTAGCACAAGGCTAGATGCCTAAATGTTAAACTATGCCGACTTCTTAAATTTAACTGAACATACAGAGTACCTCTTAGCGCATAAATTAAAGGCCCTTTAAAGCTTTACACTACCACGatcacaagaaaaagaaaaacaagcaTCCAACGTAACAGCTACCATCACATTCGAGTAAAACCCGACACAACCCAAAGTAAACTTAGGTAAGCATCAGAACAACATCAACTATACAAAATTCAGCACTTCACACTACTTTGACAACCCAAGCCAAGCAGGCATTCTACTTTGCAATTTCCCACAATCCAATTTTCATCCAAAGATGCAAGGCACAAGCAAATGAAGCAGCAAGGGCACAGCAAGTGAAGAATATTAGACCTCATCTACAAATTTAGGCATCACCAAATTCACACTCCAATCAGAATCTCCCTTTACATCATCGATTCAGATACCACCACATCAGTACAATTCTAACAAACAGCCACAACAGCAATTTCCGGATCAAGACAATAAATTCACAAAACGATACATACCTTGGTGTCAAGAAAAGCAAGAACATCGTCAGGCACGCCCTTAAGCTTGTGATACACCGGACCGACGACGGTGGTGACGGCACCCTCCACAGTCCCAACCATCGATCTCAGCGGTCCCGAGTTCTGCTTCGCATACACATACAGATTCGAAACGCACACCAGCGTCTGAATCGCAGCGATCCTCACAAACCCTAAGTGCTTCAGCTCCTCCTCCTTCCCAACCTTGTACTCCATATCCTTCTGCaccaaaccaaaacaaacacaGAACCAAAACGGTTGCTTCAGATCCAAGCAAAGAATCCCAAACACAAACTGCACAAAATCATATTGAGACCAATTTAGAGGATGGAGAAATCGCTTACCTTGTCGACGGTGGCGGCCATttgtatctctctctctctctctctcagattTTCACGCTGTAGGAAAGTCGCAACTGAAAATATGGAGCAAATGGGGTTTTGGGGTTGCAGTGGGGGAGTTTTATAGTAGCGGTATGGAGTTCTAGAGAAATCTCGCCCGTGTGATCTAGATTCATCAGACGGTGGTGCATTTTTGTTTGGGCTCAGCATGACGTCAGCTTTGGAATCACGAGCGTGGCGGGTAACGGTTGGCCCAGTACGGTGAGTTTAGTGGTTCCTAGGAGCGAGTCGAAGTTTCGCGAACGCCAATTGTCATTTTGAGATTCCTGGGTGCGGGGAGCTCAAATATACGACAATAAATAAGGAGGCGAATATTGCTTTCAAATGAGTCCCAAAGCCTAAGGTTGTCTACCGACCTAAGTAATCTCGTAGTAGTTAAATGTCAGATATGGGCAAGTAGCAGGCTAAGTAATCGTGACCAAGTATATACTCTAAAATATTACGAAGCTTTTTAAAGCTTAGATTATCATAATCAAATCCAGGATGTTGTTATTCTACTATTATAGTCCTACTGATGTCACTAGATTCACATGGTGGGTCAACCATTTCGTTACTAAAACAAGCACCTAAAACTCAACTCCTTTATGTACCATTGACGATTGTTCAGTGTTCACGACCTTCTTCCCTATTGTTGACAAAGACAAAAGGCTACCAGTGCCCTATTACATATCTCTGGTTTAAAAGCTCATAACATATTTGCTTAACTATGGTTATGATAGAACTTTCCTACTTGAAATGGGACAGCTATAAGTGCAGCTGCTGAGATCTTCAGACGGCTTGCGATCTCTGGCGCTTTGTGTACTGGAGAATAGGCTCCTTCACctatagaaaagaaaaacgaaGTATTGTGAGTTCGTCACTAGGCGTTGTGCTGGTGAATCGCAAATATGGAAACAAATGGAGGAGAGGTCATATTCGTACCGTGCTTGTTTTCCTGGAACGCTTGCCTTGGGTGGACATACTAGATATCACTCTGTCCCCATCATCACAATGGTTTGTGTTGCCATTTGCTCTAGTCTGATCAATTCCGAGCGCACAGCTCTCTCTCGAAACTACTGGCTGCACAGTTGTAGAGCAAATTATGTTTACCACGGTTCAGTTGCATGAGAAACTAAGCATGAAATCAAACGGTTAGAGGgtagatatttgattaagAGTCTTACTAGAGCCCTGCTTGTGGGAGTGTTTCCCTGCCCCTTTGTCTTTGAAGTAGTATTCTCACTCCTGTCTGGACTATACTCCTGTGAATTAGGCCTTATACTCATGCGTGTGAGATCTGATCCAATCGAGTGGAGCACACCACATGTGGATGTGTCTCTCTGCTTACTTCCTGTTGACAAAAGCATTTGTGGATATCAGCACTAAACTGGTAATGTAAACCAACAACCACTAGAGGCTTAAACTCGGTTCAAATGCATAAAAAAGTTTGGCTCCCTCACCCAGTGAATGAACTTCTTGAAGATTTGACTTGCTTGGTGGTTCAACATTGTCGACATCCTGTCCAAGGTGAAAGATATGAGAAAGATAATTGGGATAATGGAAAAGATCTCATGACATGTTTTTAACAGAATTACCATTGCATCATAATTCAAAGCTTTCTGGACTTCTATAAGTTTTTTCTCGGTAACATCAGAATGGATCACACGCTTTCCTGGTTTTAAATGTAGATATATCAGCAAGTTAGACAAACTCTGATCCAGCCTAAGTAAGATGAGAACaaacattttcatcttgaaaCTGCACAAGTCACTCACCTAGCCTTCCATTGCCTTTGGCTTCCACAAAACCTTCTTGTGCCATTTTGTCAATCATCTTGCGCACTGTGTTCTGATTTGCTTCTCTTCCAAGCTTGTTCTGAAGTTTCGGAACTGACACATACCGCATGGGAAGTGCATGACACAGTGCCTGGAGGAGTAAACAAAACCCTCAATCATAATGTATAAAATGCTTGTTTCTcacaaataatataaaatttacatATGGTTTTCATCACAACAGAGATCAATCTTGTACATCAGACTATGGTAATTTTTTCGCCTTAAAAATTAATAGATGGATTAGCAGAAGGTTTTAAGCTTAGTTATAAGGCACATGTAACGAGTTTGATATTTTCAGATACTAAAATTATGACAAGGCAGGCATCACAATTACCTTCATGTACAAGTGATCATTAGACTTGGGAGTTTTGTTGCCAACTAGGATTGCTTGCccattaatttcttgttttacCACAGTGAATTCATAATCAGACTTCTGCATTGTTAGATTTCCAGGAAGAAACAACAAGTTTGACACCAAAGAGATAATATGGacttgaaattgaagaaaaacaagGGAAAACAAAAACCTTCAGCCTGTTAATAGTGTATGTGTCCCCTCCAGTTTTTGCAAGAGTGCCATCCACAAGAAGCTTGTCCATAATTTCTGTAGTGAAGCCAAACAGAATTGAAAGCAAACTAATGTTGttgtaaaaatataaaataagcTCAAATGTACAATGAAGCAGCAGGTCTATGTTCATTCTTCAGTTTACCTTCAATTAGAACCTGCATACAAAAATACAGAAATGCAATCATTAGGTATACATTTTAAGAATCACATCTCAGACTTAGCCAACTGTACCAATAGTCAGTATTTGGCAATGACTTCCAGCAGATAAATCAATGGTTGGAATCCTTACCACCGAAATGTCTGGGAAACTCGACAGAACATCAGTAACTTTAACAGTGTCAAGATGGCAACTACTGATCCAGTCCTTTATCCGGGAAAATTGTTGTTCATCTTCCTCTGGATCCTGAGTATCATCTGAAGCTGTATAGTTATAACACAGATCATTATTAATGCAGCTGTGCAGGAAAATCGTAAAGGAGATGTGTACTTTTAGGAAATAAAGCCCATAAATTGATCAATAGTTAGCTCAGAGTCCAAGTCCATAAAATGTTTTTCAATATCATTCTCGTGTGCTGATTGACCAGCTAAGTTATACATAGTTGAACTATTACCTTCATCATTCATGCAATTATCTTCCTGTGGTTGGTTAGCTGTCACGAGAACTGCAATTACTTTCACCAACAACTTAGACCAAAGCTATCAGGAAAGGAAACTATCGTACAAAGGGTATGCCATACATAATTCTACAAATCTTACCAGCAGGAGCAACTATATACTGGTCCTCTTGTGATTGGTTAACCTATAAATTGTAACAAAACATATTATGCCTCAGTATTGGCACCATCAAGTAAGCAAAAATCTCTAAAGCCAAAGTAGATGCTAGTTGAGTTCATAACATCAGTTTTACCTCACTGTCAGATTCAGAAGAGTCATCCATTTGCATTGAGTCGTCAGCTCCTAAGCTTACTACATCATCTTGAATATCATCATTTTCATCCTCACAGGGATCCAGCACGCTCTTTACCTGTAGAGTGTAGACATAGGGAAGCTAACTTAATCCGGCGCATGAATCGTGAATCCTAGTTTCTGGCCTTCCAAAATAAATTCATATTCATTACCTTGAGAGCTAAGACAAGATGCTTGCTATTTACATTCCCAACCTCCATTTTCAATGGATTCTTGGTCCATAAGTTTCGAGTTTCTTCTTCTGTGCAGCCTCTGAAAAATGGAGGCTCATAATCTGCTGGCTGCACGTTCAAATAAACCTGTCACCTTCTGGTACACAAAGCACATTTAAGAACAGAGAATATCCACAAGACATGATGCTGCAATATGAGAAAGCAAGTATACCGTCACGTCATCATAGTATAGAAGTTTCATCAGTATGGTGCGCtgaaacaacaacaaatcaaCTACGTTACATCTGATATACCAACACACAGAAACGAACTAGAACATTTCAAGATAGCTTACGgaaacaacaacaaatcaaCTACATTATATCTGGTATACCAACACACACAAAGGGTTCTAGAACATTTCAAGAAAGCTATTCAAAAACTAAAACCAATTCAGTTTTACCTCTTCTGGCATTCTATCCAAAGTTCTCATCAGCTGAACAAGTGTGCGGACCATTTTACACGCCGAACTCCTGCACATGAATAGTCTCCAAACTCAGAAACCAGGACAAAAAGAACAGGATGAGGATGAAATCTAGTTTCAGTTTAAGTGACCTCATCTGGTTGGGAGTAATTTCTGTTGTGGAGTTGTACTTGAATGTCCCACCCTGTTTCTTGTTACCAGATCGATTGATATTCATTGAAACCTCCTGGCTATCAGTATTTGAATAGCTGAAAGAAACTGCAGGGCAAGAGAAAATCAATTCGGTCAAACTGTCACAGAAAATTTACACTCTAAATTCAACCAGCATTGCATACAAGTAAATTGATAAAATTGTAATTATCCGGCATAAAACTGTGGTGGATAATGGAAACATTGAAGTTTGTGGTAACATATGGTGATAATCTAAATGAGTAAGCGCCATCCTCTAGCTACAATTATTCATTTAGGACAGAAAGTCTTACATGTGTATTCCTCTATCATCGGCCCTTCAACATCTTCACACACACAGAACAGAAGTGTTTTTAAGTACTTCTTCTGCAAGGCGTCGTACACACCTACccatatatacaaaaattaagttaaacaACAGCCAATTTCAGAAAATGTGAAAGAACAGCACAACTTTGAGCTCATCAAAATCAGTGAACTCCAACTGATACCTTTCTCCATCCAATCAATAAGCCTGCGAGATTCTTCATCCACTGGCATTAGCTTTTTGATCTTCATCTCTGTTGAAGATGCCGAAATTGAAAccgaaaaatcacaaaccgAGTTTCAACTATGGCAAAAAAAATAGCAACTAAATCtaatttataaacacataTCTACCCAAAGCAGGAACAGAtttatcattgaagtacttctcCGGAAAAAGGCCTCGGATGTAACTGATGTTGAATATAGCGATCCGAAGCAGGTTCCTCGTCTAACATCCACAGAAAAACACAATGATAGCTCAATTTCATTGTCGCAGTCAAAGAAAACATAGAGCCTAGCAATTAATCATGATAACCTAGGGTTTCTTGGACCAAAATTCAATTGAATTAGCAATCGGTAAACGACGAACAGCGACTAGGATTTACATGACTACAGATCTATGAGCGGGAGATTGTTAATTACCAGAAGAAGCGAGTCCAGCTCGGTAATCTCCGCCTCCTTCAGTTTCTGAGCCACAACCTGTAAGCATGATTATAAAGTAATTAGTGAGATTAGGACTGATTTAAGCTCAGATCGCTGAGGATAAGGAAGAGCTCGGAGATCTTCCGGAGGCTGACCATGGCTTCAGCTTTATCGGAGGAGAAATGAGAGAatcggaggagagagagagagaaagagagagtgtGGGTTTGGGTTAAGCGAAAGTTTGAAATGAAAGTGAGAGGAAATGTGGGGTGTTGTTGGCGGGACTCCGAAATTGAAGCTCTAAATAGTAAATGCACCAATTGAGTAGAGTGGAGTCAACCCTTGCAAGTCAAAAGTCTCAAAACAATGCCAGGTGttactgttttttttaatcaaataccAATatgatttttaaattaattagtaACGAGTACAACTAAGTCCAGATGCAGCTATTACATACACTTCTGCCGCCATCTTACAGACGGAACAAGAAGATATGAGAACAAACTCTCACAATGGTACATAGGATAAACTACACATTAGAAATAATTTAACCAACTCTCAAACATTTCATCCACTCTAAAGATGAAGGCAAttataaaacctaaaacaaaATAGAATTCAGATAAATCTGAATATATAGTTATGAACTTAAGCTAGACCTAAGCCCAAAATTGAAAGCATGAAATAAACGATggaaaagaaaaccaaaattgGGCCCAAATGTTGAGATCAAGCCCAAACCACAAAGCTTAACCCTAAGATGAGTGTAGCAAACGCCGAGACACCACTACCTCTTCTGCAACACCGTAGTCGTTCAACCACCGGCCAGGCGTTACTGTTGGTGTCTTGGTGATCGTCAAAATGTGAATTGCTTtccataatttattttttcattt
This is a stretch of genomic DNA from Argentina anserina chromosome 4, drPotAnse1.1, whole genome shotgun sequence. It encodes these proteins:
- the LOC126791530 gene encoding uncharacterized protein LOC126791530; this translates as MSFIMEFAENLVLRLMEDPKERDRKFREHVYAVKDRCEKTKEMWALPLRPYGFWTFDRHNSQMKWDAQISQVAGRRDPYDDLLQHCRDTDIGRSK
- the LOC126790574 gene encoding meiosis-specific protein ASY1, which gives rise to MVVAQKLKEAEITELDSLLLTRNLLRIAIFNISYIRGLFPEKYFNDKSVPALEMKIKKLMPVDEESRRLIDWMEKGVYDALQKKYLKTLLFCVCEDVEGPMIEEYTFSFSYSNTDSQEVSMNINRSGNKKQGGTFKYNSTTEITPNQMRSSACKMVRTLVQLMRTLDRMPEERTILMKLLYYDDVTPADYEPPFFRGCTEEETRNLWTKNPLKMEVGNVNSKHLVLALKVKSVLDPCEDENDDIQDDVVSLGADDSMQMDDSSESDSEVNQSQEDQYIVAPAVIAVLVTANQPQEDNCMNDEASDDTQDPEEDEQQFSRIKDWISSCHLDTVKVTDVLSSFPDISVVLIEEIMDKLLVDGTLAKTGGDTYTINRLKKSDYEFTVVKQEINGQAILVGNKTPKSNDHLYMKALCHALPMRYVSVPKLQNKLGREANQNTVRKMIDKMAQEGFVEAKGNGRLGKRVIHSDVTEKKLIEVQKALNYDAMDVDNVEPPSKSNLQEVHSLGSKQRDTSTCGVLHSIGSDLTRMSIRPNSQEYSPDRSENTTSKTKGQGNTPTSRALPVVSRESCALGIDQTRANGNTNHCDDGDRVISSMSTQGKRSRKTSTVKEPILQYTKRQRSQAV
- the LOC126790576 gene encoding REF/SRPP-like protein At1g67360 gives rise to the protein MAATVDKKDMEYKVGKEEELKHLGFVRIAAIQTLVCVSNLYVYAKQNSGPLRSMVGTVEGAVTTVVGPVYHKLKGVPDDVLAFLDTKVDEATDKISKHAPPLAKQVVSKGHCLIQTAMEKGQRLVKEAQIGGPRSAIHYVATESKQLVFNQSVKLWVLLDQYHPIHKVAEKAAPTAAHLSKKYNHTVKDLTVKGYPIFGYLPLVPVDDISKAVNQGKAGKKGDAHVEHSSDSDSD